A single genomic interval of Salinarchaeum sp. IM2453 harbors:
- a CDS encoding AAA family ATPase, with product MTVIATVGLPGSGKGEAATVAEELEIPVVVMGDIIREECRKRDLDPSIHHGEVAKNLREENGPAAIAELSLPRIKTYLRGNDIVLVDGIRSDEELEVFRDEFDDFQLISIEAPFETRLERLDDRERDSTDTKEKSLRKREQRELDFGMGEAMDQADIQIKNTESLEEFHRKIKSLLTEDVQAP from the coding sequence ATGACTGTGATTGCCACTGTTGGATTGCCGGGGAGTGGAAAAGGGGAAGCAGCAACTGTTGCTGAAGAATTAGAGATTCCAGTTGTGGTGATGGGCGATATTATTAGAGAGGAGTGCCGTAAGCGTGATTTGGATCCATCGATACATCATGGGGAGGTGGCGAAAAATTTGCGTGAAGAGAATGGTCCAGCTGCGATTGCTGAATTGTCGCTTCCACGAATCAAAACGTATCTGAGAGGAAATGATATCGTACTCGTAGATGGAATTCGAAGTGACGAAGAGCTTGAGGTATTTAGAGACGAATTCGATGACTTTCAGTTAATTAGTATTGAAGCACCATTTGAGACACGGTTAGAACGGCTTGATGATCGAGAACGTGATAGTACCGACACAAAAGAAAAGTCACTTCGTAAGCGAGAGCAGCGTGAATTAGATTTTGGGATGGGAGAGGCGATGGACCAAGCCGACATCCAGATCAAAAACACGGAGTCTCTTGAGGAGTTTCATAGGAAAATCAAATCACTACTGACGGAGGATGTGCAAGCACCATGA
- a CDS encoding RNA-binding domain-containing protein: MIRSVDIQITAPVYDTEITDRVKTAVTNMFPDADLEEKNSEIIGTAHSMEHLSEKLHEQRILDTARKQFFNQRRGDTFSFSLKKQAAFVDRVNFAVGEPDELGEIYVRVRVEEPEIDEYIDMIAPQTEDGNPVTEDN; encoded by the coding sequence ATGATTCGGAGCGTTGATATTCAAATAACGGCACCTGTATACGATACCGAGATAACAGACCGGGTAAAGACCGCAGTGACAAATATGTTTCCAGATGCGGATTTAGAAGAAAAAAATAGTGAAATTATTGGGACCGCACACTCGATGGAGCATCTATCAGAAAAGCTTCACGAGCAGCGAATATTGGATACGGCGCGAAAGCAGTTTTTCAACCAGCGCCGAGGAGATACATTTTCCTTCAGCCTAAAAAAGCAGGCAGCGTTTGTTGATAGAGTAAACTTTGCTGTTGGGGAGCCGGATGAGCTTGGAGAAATTTATGTTCGTGTACGCGTTGAAGAGCCAGAAATCGATGAGTATATCGATATGATCGCACCACAAACAGAGGATGGA
- a CDS encoding DUF6276 family protein — MQPCDHDVTALPVAVPNQFRKYTPEQAGVVRQCPICFRVASGGSDPVSPQVITDHYPSGEAGSGVVLLFYLLDSIASNRSEIQQLVSELEHAGVDVFSTLSRINRDPDINPAIDLDRRIRHLEQFL, encoded by the coding sequence ATGCAACCGTGTGATCACGATGTCACTGCGCTTCCTGTTGCCGTACCCAATCAGTTTCGGAAATATACTCCTGAACAAGCAGGTGTCGTTCGCCAGTGTCCTATCTGTTTTCGTGTTGCTTCAGGGGGTTCTGATCCTGTCTCACCACAAGTTATAACTGATCATTATCCTAGTGGTGAAGCCGGATCAGGGGTTGTTCTGTTGTTCTACTTACTCGACTCTATCGCAAGCAATCGGAGTGAAATTCAGCAACTCGTTTCCGAGTTAGAGCACGCTGGTGTCGACGTTTTTAGCACCTTATCACGTATTAACCGTGACCCAGATATTAACCCAGCAATTGACTTGGATCGCCGTATCCGACATCTTGAGCAATTTTTATAA